The DNA region AACGGTCACAGACTGAAGGTCGGGGATTCGCATATTTACTTCCGTAAGGCAGGCAGTGGCCCACCAGTGGTCCTATTACATGGCGGCTCCAGTGACTCAAGCGACTGGATAGAAACTATGGCTGCCCTTTCAATCACTCATACTTTATACGCTCCCGACCTTGCAGGGTATGGTTCGAGCGATAGAAATGAGGATGGCTACCGTCTATCTGACTTCGTGGAATCCACTGTAGAGTTCCTTCGAACTCTGGGCGTAGATTCCGCCGTAATGGTAGGCCACTCCCTGGGCGGGAGGATAGGTCTGGAAATTGCTTTTCTTCACCCCCAGATGGTGAGCAGACTTGTGCTCATTGATACAGCAGGATTCAGCAAGCTGGGTCGATTGGGAAGCTTCCTGGGCAGTGCTTCTTGGAGTCTGCGCAGGTTAATGCGCCACCCACAACCATACCCCAGATTCATTAAGGAGAATGGGGCATATGCAGACTGGATGTGCCTGGATAAGCTGTCCGAGCTCAAAGTGCCAACCCTCATGGTATGGAGCCGTTATGATCCCTACTATCCCCTGGCTGGGGCCATCAAAGCCAAGCAGTTGATACCACAGGCACGATTGGAGGTCTTCCCTGGGTATGGCCATGCCCCT from Chloroflexota bacterium includes:
- a CDS encoding alpha/beta hydrolase; the protein is MTTCPQNSTDPQDGGPTNGHRLKVGDSHIYFRKAGSGPPVVLLHGGSSDSSDWIETMAALSITHTLYAPDLAGYGSSDRNEDGYRLSDFVESTVEFLRTLGVDSAVMVGHSLGGRIGLEIAFLHPQMVSRLVLIDTAGFSKLGRLGSFLGSASWSLRRLMRHPQPYPRFIKENGAYADWMCLDKLSELKVPTLMVWSRYDPYYPLAGAIKAKQLIPQARLEVFPGYGHAPHRKERDSFNRILLAFLAQS